The genomic region GCTGCGCTGCGGACCAGTTCGACGTGGAGTGCGTTCATCGCCGCAAAGAGATCGGCGCGCGATCCTGCCCTCGTCTGCAGATAGGCGGCAGCGGCATCCGCTGCGGCATTCATGTCCGATCGTACACCGTAATAGCCGCCACCGACACCGCGCTTCACCTTCAGAAGGCGCTGCTCTTCAAGGAGGCGAGCGGCTTGTCGCAGAGTGTGCCGACCGGTCTCCAGCTGCTGGGCCAACTCATCCTCGGATCCGAGATGGGCCCCTTCGGGCTGGTTGAGAATATGAGCGCGCAAGCGATCGGCGACGATGCGTGCACCCGAGCGACGGAGTTCGGGGTAGGTGCTCGACGTTTTCACCGCTGACATTTTCCACCTTGGACGATCACTCGTGCTGGTGCTCGGGCAGCGACGCTGCTGACCAGCCAATTTCGTAATATAGCGTGCAGAATATAGCTTCAATATATGGAAATCAGCAAATTCCTGCGATCAAACATTGAAAGAGCGCTCTCAATTAGGCATTGAACCCGATGAGCGTTGCCGGACTCGCGGACGGGACTCCGCTGCAGGATACGGATCGCAGCTAGATGCAAGGGGAGGAATCCATGTCTTACCGGTCGACAATACTGTTCGCTTCGCTGGGCCTTCTCGTCGGCGTTGGCGGCATCGCCGCCAGCAGCGCGGGCCAGCCGCGGACGACACTTCCCGCCAACCCGAAATGCGACGTCAAGGAGATCAGTGCCCCAGAGGGAACGACAATCACCGGGGTCAAGTGGTTCGACGCGCCGGTCGGCTATTGCCGTATCGATGGTTATGTCACGACGACTAATCCTGGGCCGAACCGGGTGAACTTCATGGTGGCGCTGCCACAGCGGCACAATGGCCGCTATGTATTCACTGTACAGGGCGGCGCCGCTGGCTTCGTGCCGGATCCGAGCGATGTCAATTTGCAGCGCGGCTATGCGATCGCATCGACGGACAAGGGTGTGCGGGTCGCGCATGGCCTCGACTTTTCGTTTCGCAAGGACCCGGTCCAAGCGCTGGATTGGGGCGGTCGCGGCGTCCATGTTGCGGCAATCGCCACCCAGGCGCTGACGCGCGGCTATTACGGCGAGGAGAAGTTCCATCGCTACGCAACCGGCTGCTCCGGTGGCGGCGACGGCACGCTGACCGCAGCCGAGGTCTATCCCTCCGATTTCGACGGATATGTCGGGGGCGCGATGACCACCGCACCGCTGGAGATTACTCACATCTGGGGCGCAATCGCGCAGCGGTTGAGCAGGGACCCGTCGAGCTGGATATCGCCTGAGGAATACAAGCACATCGACCAGGTCTTGCTCGCCGAATATGACGCGGCTGACGGCGCGAAGGACGGTCTGATCTGGCGACCGGAAGCAATCGTCCTGCATCGCGCTTCATTCCCGTTTCTTAGCGATGCGCAATTCGGCACGTTGCAGTTCATCCGAGACGGCCTGAAGCCTGAGCTCGGCACCTGGTATCCCGGCTATTGGTTCGCCAACACCTCAGCCTTCCCCGGCTTCCTCACCGGTATGACGAGGCCACCGTGGACCAGGCCGGAGCAATATCCGGCCGGCTTCATGGTCACCGATACCAGCGCCAAGGCGCTGAACGGGGCCAACTACAGCGTTCTCGCCGATCTGGATTACGGCAACCGCAGCGCGCTCGTCGCCGACCGCGTGGCGCAAGAGGCAGCTGGTCGTCATCGGTTCAACCCCGCCAATCTCGCGGGCCTGCGCAAAAGTGGCGGCAAGCTGATCCTCTGGGCGGGCATGGCGGATCAGGCGGTGCCCCCGGCCAATGTGAAAAGCTATAGCGACGAAGCCACCAGGATTTTCGGTAAGGCTGGCGAGGCGCGGTTCGTCCGCACCTTCTTCGTGCCCGGCCTGCACCATTGCTCGGGCGGCGTCGGCGCGCCGACGGACGCGCCCGATCAACTGCTGGAAGCGATGGCGAACTGGGTCGAAAAGGGCCAGGCACCGGAGACGGTGGTCGTCGGCAATCCCGAACGTAAAGCGGCTGATCCGCGGCAGGCCATGGCACCCAACACCGCCGTTATTGGCGCGCCGACGCGCACTTACCGGCTCTGTGCGTATCCGAAGAAGTCGACCTTTGTAGGCGGCGCGAACAATGCGAGGAAACTTGACGTCAACGATGCTCGCAACTGGCGATGCGAAACGTGATCCGCGGTCAGTCCGCACTGCTGCTGGCGGCTGGCGGTGTCGCCGCCGCAGTCGGCTCGTCAACCCTGGCGCAGGTCGCAGCCGCGACCTGGCTCACCTTGCACGGTACCGTGCCGGCGCAGACAAGCGTCGTTGCCAAGGTCGACTACGCAACGACAATCAATACGGAGGCCTGCCAGTTCGACGATAGTGTCACCGGCATGCGGATCGCGTCGCACCAGATCCAGATCGTTCAGCCGCAGCGCGCCGGGACCACCTATCGCCTCGCCGTGCCGATGTCCCCGCCACGGAGCGACGCCGCCTGTCGATGGGTTCCCGCCACCATCTATCTGTGCGTCGGCGCCGAGGGCAGCGAACCGGACAATTGCACGACGCTCTATGTCGCTAGCCGCGCGCCTGTGTCGCCGCCCGCTGCGGCCACACTGATTTGCGCTGCCGGACATTGTCACGTCGAACCCGAGAGTGGCGAGCCGCTGCGT from Sphingomonas sp. CL5.1 harbors:
- a CDS encoding FadR/GntR family transcriptional regulator; this translates as MSAVKTSSTYPELRRSGARIVADRLRAHILNQPEGAHLGSEDELAQQLETGRHTLRQAARLLEEQRLLKVKRGVGGGYYGVRSDMNAAADAAAAYLQTRAGSRADLFAAMNALHVELVRSAAISDLAEGRGWLATLRARLLEGLADEHAVEEFDFELRDCLFSLVRNPFLEFMLRIQVRYAFQAPDSPLVHLPERIAQYSKHHLQLIDAVLDRDPEIAMLAARRFSLLLRNWLAP
- a CDS encoding tannase/feruloyl esterase family alpha/beta hydrolase: MSYRSTILFASLGLLVGVGGIAASSAGQPRTTLPANPKCDVKEISAPEGTTITGVKWFDAPVGYCRIDGYVTTTNPGPNRVNFMVALPQRHNGRYVFTVQGGAAGFVPDPSDVNLQRGYAIASTDKGVRVAHGLDFSFRKDPVQALDWGGRGVHVAAIATQALTRGYYGEEKFHRYATGCSGGGDGTLTAAEVYPSDFDGYVGGAMTTAPLEITHIWGAIAQRLSRDPSSWISPEEYKHIDQVLLAEYDAADGAKDGLIWRPEAIVLHRASFPFLSDAQFGTLQFIRDGLKPELGTWYPGYWFANTSAFPGFLTGMTRPPWTRPEQYPAGFMVTDTSAKALNGANYSVLADLDYGNRSALVADRVAQEAAGRHRFNPANLAGLRKSGGKLILWAGMADQAVPPANVKSYSDEATRIFGKAGEARFVRTFFVPGLHHCSGGVGAPTDAPDQLLEAMANWVEKGQAPETVVVGNPERKAADPRQAMAPNTAVIGAPTRTYRLCAYPKKSTFVGGANNARKLDVNDARNWRCET